One Triticum dicoccoides isolate Atlit2015 ecotype Zavitan chromosome 5B, WEW_v2.0, whole genome shotgun sequence genomic window carries:
- the LOC119311666 gene encoding uncharacterized protein LOC119311666 codes for MVARMMRWPRPSQARKFRVRLVVRRAEGLPPPPPSVEAAEQEQRVAADVRWKGPRASGLGSLRRAVRRNRTRGEELGGGAVAWEEGFESAVTLAAASHREAAAFQPWELAFTVFTDVNKGPKTKPTILGTASLSLADYASAAEEDIEIILPLSVPCGAPESAPSLHLTLSMVELRALQETPGASQRSAAATPLSPSSCDSVPGGKDEVSVIKAGLRKVKILRHIVSARRSKKTFQSDEGSEDNCYIHSDGTEYPYGTEPVDEDLDDRTHEDEVADSTIRKSFSYGSLQSVNHVGDHEDWVYYSNRKSDAGYHVDEPQSSTAEGTVLPTAKRSILPWRKRKLGLRSLKAKGEPLLKRANGEEGGDDIDHDRRLLTSSDGSERSRSEDGSVHGMMSEFGDDNFVVGNWESKEVLSRDGHMRLSSQVFFASIDQRSERAAGASACTSLVAVIADWFQANQNLMPIQSQFDNLIREGSLEWRNLCENKTYRERFPDKHFDLETVLDAKTRPLTVSPSKSFIGFFVPEGADDMGGLDFLNGAMSFDNIWEEISQAAEYSSSDNPNLYIVSWNDHFFLLKVERDAYYIIDTLGERFYEGCSQAHILKFDDTTMIHKVSGEKKAQPSPDSSGPLKGSSRSSSSGQDSEDDDVEENILVSKGKESCKEYIKSFLAAIPIRELQGDIKRGTVASTPLHHRLQIEFHYTEAVPAEVAPPPQALAIEAPFEFLWPEPPPAMELALAPAVAVA; via the exons ATGGTGGCGAGGATGATGCGGTGGCCGCGGCCGTCGCAGGCGCGCAAGTTCCGCGTCCGGCTGGTGGTGCGGCGGGCGGAGGggctgccgccgcctccgccgtccgtggaggCCGCGGAGCAGGAGCAGAGGGTCGCGGCGGATGTCAGGTGGAAGGGCCCGAGGGCGTCCGGCCTCGGTTCGCTGCGGCGCGCGGTGCGGCGCAACCGCACCAGGGGCGAGGAGCTGGGCGGCGGCGCCGTCGCGTGGGAGGAGGGGTTCGAGAGCGCCGTCACGCTCGCGGCCGCCTCTCACCGGGAGGCCGCCGCTTTCCAGCCGTGGGAGCTCGCCTTCACCGTCTTCACC GATGTGAACAAAGGCCCAAAGACTAAACCAACAATTCTGGGAACTGCTTCCCTTAGCCTAGCAGATTATGCATCAGCAGCCGAAGAGGATATTGAGATAATTCTCCCATTATCTGTGCCCTGTGGTGCGCCCGAGTCTGCTCCGTCGCTTCAT CTCACTCTGAGTATGGTGGAACTGAGAGCTCTTCAAGAAACCCCTGGTGCTTCGCAACGGTCTGCTGCGGCCACTCCGTTGTCCCCGTCATCTTGTGATTCTGTCCCTGGAGGAAAAGATGAGGTTTCAGTCATTAAAGCAGGGCTAAGAAAGGTAAAAATCCTCAGGCATATCGTGTCGGCTCGAAGGTCCAAGAAGACGTTCCAAAGCGATGAAGGCAGCGAAGATAATTGCTATATTCACAGTGATGGTACTGAATATCCGTATGGTACCGAGCctgtcgatgaagatcttgatgatAGAACACATGAAGATGAAGTTGCGGATTCAACTATCAGGAAGTCGTTCAGTTATGGCTCACTGCAGTCTGTCAACCATGTTGGTGACCATGAGGACTGGGTCTATTACAGTAACCGGAAATCTGATGCCGGTTACCATGTAGATGAACCACAGTCATCAACTGCTGAGGGAACTGTTTTGCCAACTGCAAAACGGAGTATCCTTCCTTGGAGAAAGAGGAAACTGGGTTTACGGTCACTAAAGGCTAAAGGTGAACCTCTGTTGAAGAGAGCAAATGGAGAAGAGGGAGGTGATGATATTGACCATGATCGTCGGCTGCTAACCTCTTCCGATGGATCAGAG CGATCAAGAAGTGAAGATGGGTCAGTTCATGGTATGATGTCAGAATTTGGCGATGACAATTTTGTTGTGGGGAACTGGGAATCAAAGGAGGTACTTAGCCGTGATGGTCATATGAGGCTTTCTTCCCAGGTGTTCTTTGCGTCAATAGACCAGAGAAGTGAGCGGGCTGCTGGGGCGAGTGCATGCACGTCACTTGTGGCTGTCATTGCAGACTGGTTCCAGGCAAATCAGAATCTGATGCCTATCCAGTCGCAGTTTGATAACCTGATCCGAGAAGGATCACTAGAGTGGAGAAACCTTTGCGAGAACAAGACATACCGAGAGCGCTTCCCTGACAAGCACTTTGATCTTGAAACTGTCCTTGATGCCAAGACCCGGCCACTCACGGTCTCCCCCAGCAAGTCATTTATCGGATTCTTCGTACCCGAAGGCGCTGATGACATGGGAGGACTTGACTTCCTCAATGGTGCAATGTCCTTTGATAACATCTGGGAGGAGATCAGCCAGGCAGCAGAGTACTCATCCAGTGACAACCCTAACCTGTACATAGTGAGCTGGAATGACCATTTCTTTCTCCTCAAGGTTGAGCGTGATGCATATTACATCATCGACACCCTTGGAGAAAGGTTCTACGAAGGATGCAGCCAGGCCCACATTTTGAAATTTGACGACACCACCATGATTCACAAGGTGTCCGGCGAGAAGAAGGCGCAACCTAGCCCCGACTCAAGCGGGCCGCTGAAGGGTTCTTCAAGGAGCTCCTCATCGGGGCAGGACAGCGAAGACGACGACGTCGAAGAGAACATACTCGTGTCGAAGGGCAAGGAGTCGTGCAAAGAGTACATCAAGAGCTTCCTGGCGGCCATACCGATCAGGGAGCTGCAGGGGGACATCAAGAGGGGAACGGTGGCATCGACACCGCTGCACCACCGCCTCCAGATCGAGTTCCACTACACCGAGGCGGTCCCGGCAGAGGTTGCCCCGCCGCCTCAGGCCCTCGCCATCGAAGCCCCGTTCGAGTTCTTGTGGCCCGAGCCACCGCCGGCGATGGAGCTCGCCCTAGCACCGGCGGTCGCCGTTGCATAG
- the LOC119311668 gene encoding 7-methylguanosine phosphate-specific 5'-nucleotidase A-like: MRPMTSPLLLSPSPCRLLRRLFSRAPRRRNPTTPRPLAPHLGRRLPLHLPASMSSSSVGTPDCVVADADALARKVAAIRAAGPAKLQVIADFDGTLTRYWYDGSRGQSSHGLLRQGNEEFDAKREALFEHYHPIEINPDIPLPEKAKLMEEWWGKTHGLLIEGGLTQEAIKKSVADAAIAFRDGVVELFEFLEARDIPVLVFSAGLADIIEEVFRQKLHGSFKNIKIVSNRMVFNEEGCLVAFKGKTIHVLNKNEHSLDMAAPVHDSLGDPNGSVDDYSLVKKRTNVLLLGDHIGDLGMSDGLNYENRIAAGFLNTNIEKSLKDYSEAFDIVYLNDASMRGVVELVSDLCP; this comes from the exons ATGAGGCCCATGACGAGCCCACTGCTCCTCTCCCCATCCCCTTGCcgtctcctccgccgcctcttCTCCCGCGCCCCTCGCCGCCGGAACCCTACGACCCCGCGGCCCCTCGCCCCGCACCTCGGCCGCCGCCTCCCCCTCCACCTCCCGGCCTCCATGTCCTCCTCCAGTGTCGGGACCCCCGACTGCGTCGTCGCCGACGCCGACGCGCTCGCTCGCAAGGTCGCCGCCATCCGCGCCGCCGGCCCAGCTAAGCTGCAG GTGATTGCCGACTTCGACGGCACGCTCACTCGGTACTGGTACGACGGCTCCCGCGGCCAGA GTAGCCATGGGCTGCTCAGACAGGGGAACGAAGAGTTCGACGCCAAGAGGGAGGCGCTGTTCGAGCACTACCATCCCATCGAGATCAACCCCGACATTCCGCTGCCAGAGAAGGCCAAGCTCATGGAAGAATG GTGGGGGAAGACTCATGGTCTCCTTATTGAAGGAGGGCTTACACAAGAAGCTATAAAGAAATCGGTGGCTGATGCTGCAATTGCTTTTCGAGATGGAGTGGTGGAGCTGTTCGAATTCTTGGAG GCTAGAGATATTCCAGTGTTAGTCTTTTCGGCTGGACTTGCAGACATAATTGAGGAG GTCTTCCGGCAGAAACTCCACGGATCATTCAAAAACATCAAGATTGTCTCCAACAGGATGGTCTTTAACGAAGAGGGTTGTCTTGTAGCATTTAAAG GGAAGACAATCCATGTTCTAAACAAAAATGAGCATTCCTTGGACATGGCAGCTCCGGTGCATGACAGTCTGGGGGATCCAAACGGGTCTGTTGATGACTATTCATTGGTGAAAAAGAGGACCAACGTGCTGCTACTTGGAGATCACATTGGAGACCTGGGAATGTCTGATGGTTTAAACTACGAGAACAGGATTGCTGCTGGATTCCT GAATACCAACATCGAGAAATCTCTGAAAGATTACTCCGAGGCATTTGACATTGTTTATCTG AATGACGCGTCGATGCGGGGAGTTGTTGAGCTTGTGTCTGATCTGTGTCCTTAA
- the LOC119311667 gene encoding histidine--tRNA ligase, chloroplastic/mitochondrial-like yields MSSAALRRHLLRLPARRRLLCASSSSSPPLAPTHGGHGPAAAGPGVVELNPPRGTRDFPPEEMRLRTWLFDHFREVSRLMAFEEVDFPVLESEALFVRKAGEEITEQLYSFADKGGRRVALRPEITPSLARMVIRRGTSAPLPLKWFTIGQCWRYERMTRGRRREHYQWNMDVFGVPGVRAEAELLQAIVLLFERLGVAFSDVGIRLSSRKVLQVVLDMHSVPRHLFTQVCVIVDKLGKMSRDEIERELISTGLPSEAVQGIIDVLSLKSLSELEQVLGSGAAEAVADLKKLFSLAEQYGYADWICFDASVVRGLAYYMGIVFEAFDRQGELRAICGGGRYDRLLSTFGSEDVPACGFGFGDAVIVELLKEKGLLPHLSRQIDDIVFPLDDELQGPASCVASSLRKNGRSVDLVQDKRLKWVFKHAERVNASRLVLVGKSEWERGIVRVKMLSTREEFEVKAGELQ; encoded by the coding sequence ATGTCGTCGGCGGcgctccgccgccacctcctccgccttcccgcccgccgccgccttctctgcgcctcctcctcctcctcccctcccttgGCGCCGACCCACGGCGGCCATGGCCCCGCGGCGGCGGGGCCGGGGGTGGTGGAGCTGAACCCGCCGCGCGGCACCAGGGACTTCCCGCCGGAGGAGATGCGCCTGCGCACCTGGCTCTTCGACCACTTCAGGGAGGTGTCCCGGCTGATGGCGTTCGAGGAGGTGGACTTCCCGGTGCTCGAGTCGGAGGCGCTCTTCGTCCGCAAGGCCGGGGAGGAGATCACGGAGCAGCTCTACAGCTTCGCGGACAAGGGCGGCCGCCGCGTGGCCCTCCGGCCGGAGATCACCCCGTCGCTCGCGCGCATGGTCATCAggcgagggacctcggcgcccctcCCGCTCAAGTGGTTCACCATAGGCCAGTGCTGGCGCTACGAGCGCATGACCAGAGGGAGGCGCCGCGAGCACTACCAGTGGAACATGGACGTCTTCGGCGTGCCCGGCGTTCGCGCCGAGGCCGAGCTTCTCCAGGCCATTGTGCTCCTCTTCGAGCGTCTCGGGGTCGCGTTCTCCGACGTGGGGATCCGGCTGTCCAGCCGGAAGGTTCTCCAGGTGGTGCTCGACATGCACTCCGTGCCGCGGCACCTGTTCACCCAGGTCTGTGTGATTGTCGACAAGCTGGGGAAGATGAGCAGAGACGAGATTGAGAGGGAATTGATCTCCACTGGGCTGCCATCTGAAGCTGTGCAGGGCATCATTGATGTGCTTTCTCTGAAGTCCCTGTCTGAGCTCGAACAGGTGCTGGGCTCTGGTGCTGCTGAGGCTGTTGCTGACCTGAAGAAGCTCTTCTCCTTGGCCGAGCAGTATGGTTACGCCGATTGGATCTGTTTCGACGCGTCGGTTGTCCGCGGCCTTGCGTACTACATGGGGATCGTTTTCGAGGCTTTCGATCGGCAAGGGGAGCTGAGGGCGATCTGCGGTGGGGGGAGGTATGATAGGCTGCTTTCAACATTTGGAAGTGAAGATGTGCCGGCCTGTGGATTCGGGTTCGGGGATGCTGTCATCGTCGAACTGCTGAAGGAGAAGGGTCTTCTGCCTCATCTGTCGCGCCAAATAGACGACATTGTCTTCCCCTTGGATGATGAGCTTCAGGGGCCAGCATCATGTGTCGCATCCTCTCTGCGGAAGAATGGCAGATCTGTAGACCTTGTGCAAGACAAGCGTCTGAAATGGGTGTTTAAACATGCGGAGAGGGTAAATGCTAGCAGGCTGGTTCTGGTTGGGAAATCTGAGTGGGAGCGAGGCATAGTTCGTGTGAAGATGCTATCTACCAGAGAGGAATTTGAGGTCAAGGCAGGCGAATTACAGTAA